The following proteins are encoded in a genomic region of Xenopus laevis strain J_2021 chromosome 3L, Xenopus_laevis_v10.1, whole genome shotgun sequence:
- the LOC108711645 gene encoding tubulin monoglycylase TTLL3-like isoform X1 has protein sequence MALRQWRSFCDVNPGTFFPRCYMFSEQNEKQAFIDDFNMTAACGILKWVLRSNGKSLQDDVISSQKEKKTVPEDIIVKALVACQLYLYYSTHEDEYDLICSRIINWEQFIDDYYQVMHHGAHIRNSDKYVDYCHQLLCKLRRVNPQLDIDGEKNIWILKPRNSSRGRGIHCRNDLKEICSFGNEWVVQKYIERPLLVYGTKIDLRQHFLITDWCPLTIWFYKHSFIRFSSQPFTLKSLDTAIHVCNNSIQRNLKNAPNRHPNLPEENMWHSDEFKEYLCTIGKEQVWDSIIIPGMKKALIQTMKATQENAMYKKNSFDLFGADFMFGENFQPWLLEINLKPDIIKDTSVMEKLVPPMVEDIVRVVIDYKDDPNCDLGGFELIYKQVSASQGTETLILINVRII, from the exons ATGGCATTAAGGCAATGGCGTTCGTTCTGTGATGTGAATCCAGGCACTTTCTTCCCTCGTTGCTACATGTTTAGTGagcaaaatgaaaaacaagcatTCATTG ATGACTTTAACATGACTGCGGCTTGTGGTATCCTAAAATGGGTTTTGAGAAGCAATGGGAAGTCTTTGCAAGATGACGTTATTTCCAgccagaaagaaaagaaaactgtTCCAGAAGATATTATAGTAAAAGCCCTTGTGGCTTGCCAGCTTTATCTGTATTACTCAACACATGAGGACGAATACGACTTAATATGTTCCAGGATAATTAATTGGGAACAGTTCATAGATGACTACTATCAGGTTATGCA TCATGGTGCGCACATACGGAATTCAGACAAGTATGTTGATTACTGCCACCAATTGTTATGTAAGCTGAGAAGAGTGAACCCACAACTAGATAtagatggagaaaaaaacatctggATTTTAAAACCAAGAAATTCATCTAGAGGAAGAG ggATACATTGCAGAAATGATCTGAAAGAGATATGTTCCTTCGGAAATGAATGGGTGGTTCAAAAGTACATAGAGAGGCCACTTCTTGTATATGGAACCAAAATTGATCTCCGTCAGCATTTCCTCATAACGGACTGGTGCCCCTTAACTATCTGGTTCTATAAGCACAGTTTCATCCGTTTCTCATCTCAGCCGTTCACGCTGAAGAGTTTAGATAC CGCCATCCATGTATGTAATAACAGCATACAGAGGAATTTAAAGAATGCACCAAATCGTCACCCCAACCTGCCTGAAGAAAACATGTGGCACAGTGACGAATTCAAAGAGTATCTTTGTACAATCGGAAAAGAGCAAGTCTGGGATTCAATCATTATACCAGGGATGAAGAAAGCCCTCATTCAAACTATGAAGGCCACCCAGGAAAATGCGATGTACAAGAAAAACAGTTTTGACCTTTTTGGTGCAGATTTTATGTTTGGAGAAAACTTCCAGCCCTGGCTCCTTGAGATCAATCTCAAACCGGACATAATCAAAGACACGTCAGTGATGGAGAAGCTTGTTCCACCAATGGTAGAGGACATTGTACGTGTGGTGATTGATTACAAGGATGACCCTAACTGTGACCTGGGAGGATTTGAACTTATATATAAACAGGTAAGTGCAAGTCAAGGGACAGAAACTTTGATACTGATAAATGTCAGAATAATATAA
- the LOC108711645 gene encoding tubulin monoglycylase TTLL3-like isoform X2 produces the protein MALRQWRSFCDVNPGTFFPRCYMFSEQNEKQAFIDDFNMTAACGILKWVLRSNGKSLQDDVISSQKEKKTVPEDIIVKALVACQLYLYYSTHEDEYDLICSRIINWEQFIDDYYQVMHHGAHIRNSDKYVDYCHQLLCKLRRVNPQLDIDGEKNIWILKPRNSSRGRGIHCRNDLKEICSFGNEWVVQKYIERPLLVYGTKIDLRQHFLITDWCPLTIWFYKHSFIRFSSQPFTLKSLDTAIHVCNNSIQRNLKNAPNRHPNLPEENMWHSDEFKEYLCTIGKEQVWDSIIIPGMKKALIQTMKATQENAMYKKNSFDLFGADFMFGENFQPWLLEINLKPDIIKDTSVMEKLVPPMVEDIVRVVIDYKDDPNCDLGGFELIYKQF, from the exons ATGGCATTAAGGCAATGGCGTTCGTTCTGTGATGTGAATCCAGGCACTTTCTTCCCTCGTTGCTACATGTTTAGTGagcaaaatgaaaaacaagcatTCATTG ATGACTTTAACATGACTGCGGCTTGTGGTATCCTAAAATGGGTTTTGAGAAGCAATGGGAAGTCTTTGCAAGATGACGTTATTTCCAgccagaaagaaaagaaaactgtTCCAGAAGATATTATAGTAAAAGCCCTTGTGGCTTGCCAGCTTTATCTGTATTACTCAACACATGAGGACGAATACGACTTAATATGTTCCAGGATAATTAATTGGGAACAGTTCATAGATGACTACTATCAGGTTATGCA TCATGGTGCGCACATACGGAATTCAGACAAGTATGTTGATTACTGCCACCAATTGTTATGTAAGCTGAGAAGAGTGAACCCACAACTAGATAtagatggagaaaaaaacatctggATTTTAAAACCAAGAAATTCATCTAGAGGAAGAG ggATACATTGCAGAAATGATCTGAAAGAGATATGTTCCTTCGGAAATGAATGGGTGGTTCAAAAGTACATAGAGAGGCCACTTCTTGTATATGGAACCAAAATTGATCTCCGTCAGCATTTCCTCATAACGGACTGGTGCCCCTTAACTATCTGGTTCTATAAGCACAGTTTCATCCGTTTCTCATCTCAGCCGTTCACGCTGAAGAGTTTAGATAC CGCCATCCATGTATGTAATAACAGCATACAGAGGAATTTAAAGAATGCACCAAATCGTCACCCCAACCTGCCTGAAGAAAACATGTGGCACAGTGACGAATTCAAAGAGTATCTTTGTACAATCGGAAAAGAGCAAGTCTGGGATTCAATCATTATACCAGGGATGAAGAAAGCCCTCATTCAAACTATGAAGGCCACCCAGGAAAATGCGATGTACAAGAAAAACAGTTTTGACCTTTTTGGTGCAGATTTTATGTTTGGAGAAAACTTCCAGCCCTGGCTCCTTGAGATCAATCTCAAACCGGACATAATCAAAGACACGTCAGTGATGGAGAAGCTTGTTCCACCAATGGTAGAGGACATTGTACGTGTGGTGATTGATTACAAGGATGACCCTAACTGTGACCTGGGAGGATTTGAACTTATATATAAACAG tTCTAG